The region TAGAAATGAGCTGGAAGACGTAGGGGGTATGTCCTATTTAGCCACGTTAGCGGATACTGTACCCACTGCTGCAAACATCGTCCATTATGCAAAGATCATAAGGGAAAAAGCCATCTTACGCGCCCTGATCCAGAAAACCTCAGAGATCAGCTACCGCTGCTATGAAAAGCACGACGATGTGGATAATATCCTCGATGAGGCCGAGCAGGCCATCTTTGAAATTTCGCAGGCCAAGGTCAAGCAATCTTTTTATCCAATAAAACATATTATAAAAGATAGCTTTAAAAAAATCGAACAGCTTTATGAGCGCAAGGAGCTTATAACCGGTGTCCCCACTGGATTTGATGATATAAATAAGCTCACGGCCGGGTTTCAACCTTCAGATCTTATAATTATCGCCGGCCGTCCCAGTATGGGCAAGACCTCCCTGGCCCTGAATATTGCGCAACATGCCGCCATCAAGGCAAACATTCCAGTGGCTATCTTTTCCCTGGAGATGTCTAATGAACAATTGGCAATGCGCATGCTCTGTGCCGAGGCCACGGTTGATGCCAGAAGTGTGCGCACCGGATTTTTGACTGAAAAAGATTGGCAGAAGTTGACGCAGGCGGCCAGTCACCTTTCGACCGCGCCTATCTTCATTGATGATACCCCGGCGATTTCCATACTGGAGATGCGTGCCAAGGCCCGGAGGCTGAAATCGGAGCATGGCCTGGGATTGGTTATAATCGACTACCTGCAACTGATGCGTAGCAGAGGGCCTGTTGAACGGCGGGAACAAGAAATATCCGAGATCTCCCGCTCACTAAAAGCCATGGCCAAAGAACTCCACGTGCCCGTGGTTGCCCTTTCCCAGCTCAACCGGCGGGTGGAGGAAAGGCCGAACAAGCGGCCTCAACTGTCGGATTTGAGGGAGTCCGGCGCCATCGAACAGGACGCTGATGTCATCATGTTCATTTACCGGGACAAGGTCTATAACAAGAATAGCGATGATATGACTGCCGAAGTCATTATCGGTAAGCAGCGCAATGGGCCTACCGGCCTGGCCAAGCTGACCTTCCTCGAACAATATTCATGCTTTAAGGATCAGTCCCCTACTGATCTCGTTGTATAAACTTGAACACAGGCTTCTAGCGGGCCGCCGCGAATGCCAGCGGGCCAAAATCACCCACCCCATAAAGAGAAAAGAGGACAAAGAAGCGGCGATCTTCTCGTGTCTTGCTAAACTGGACACTGACCCCCCAGCACTGGGCCTGGTAATTAAGGCCGGCCTTTGATTCCAAATTCTTATCTAAATCCAAAGACCGTCTGTTTTCATAACTAACGGTAACGGCCGGAGTCACAACCACCGAGAGGCCTGTATTGAGTTCATGCAGACTGCCTTTTGTGTAACGATAATCAACAGAAAGGCTGTCTCTGCGCTTATCTGAAAGCCTCAACAATCCGTTATAACTCTCACAGGTGCTATCATATGTATTATAAGATGTATCATACCGGGCATATATCCTATCTGTGGGGGCAAGCTCGGCCTCCAAAGACACATTGGAAAATGGCCGCCGCCTTTCTTCGGCAGCCAATAGCCGGCGTTCCTCTCTGATATTGTAGCTCTGACTCAGTTTAAGACGGAAAATATCTTTATATACTGACCCGCCATCTTTCCTGACCTGCTTGGTGGTCAGGTAGTTCGTCAGCGAATAGGTAACGATATTTTGAGAGCTTATACGATCAACGTCATCCAGATTGGGTAGATCGTTCTGGTCCTTGACCGGCAGGTAATCATAAACCACCGATGGTTTAATGGTATGCTTGATCTTGGTTATTGATTTCCCGGCCAGCTTAAAGACCCGGCCTACTTCGGTGGAAAGGTCGGCCTGGAAGTTATGGAGGGTGCGTGTGGGCAGGTCTTTTTTTATCTGCGCGGCATAAGAGTCATCGCCATAGTTTTCCACATCATAGACCGTCTCCCTGACGCCAAAAAGACCCTGAAGATCGAGATAGGGACCGATCCTCAGCGGCCAGGAAATCTTGGGATAGATATCAAGGCGATGCATACCGATGCCCTGTTTACGCCAGTAGTGGATATAGTCGATATTTCCTTCATAATAGAGCGGCGTATCGGGTAGGGCCTGCCTGGAGGCCTGAAAATTGAGCGAAGGCAGGACTTGCAGGGTAGTCTCACGCTCGGCACGGTTAAGGTTATCATAGTACTTACACTGCCCGGATAAGTAAAAATTCGTCCACCGTCTGTTTATCTGGGCGGTCGATTCTCTGACTAGAGCGGTCTTATCCGCCAGGCTCCGGCCGAAATTATCGAGAATCGCCTGATTGGTCTTGGTAAAACCGGTGAGGCCGTCATCAAACTCATGGAGATAGTCACGATCGCTTACCAGGTCCAAATCCAGGATGGTCATAATATCCAGCGGGAGGTATTGATCTATCTTGCCCCGTATCCACCAACGGTTTCTGCTGCTGCGAAAGACCCCGTCCTTGTCGTAGTCGTCGTCTTCCAGGCGGTCATGGAGATAGTTGGCCAGCAGGATGCCCTTAGAATTTTGATCGCCGGCATAGCGATATTCCACCCCTTCCATCCACCCCCGTTTAGACAGGTAATGCTGGTAAAACGTGGCATCAGAACAGGGGTCTATGGCCCAATAAAAAGGTAGATTCAAACTCAGCCCATCCCTTTCACCGTAAGAAAGCTCCGGGAATAATAACCCGGACTGCCTCTTCGTTTTCGCCGGTAATACAAGATACGGGCTGTATATGACAGGGAGAGACCTGACCCAGAAGGCCGAATGTCGAGCCTTTGCATAACCCTCCACGGTTACGTCCAGATGACTGCAGGAAAACCTCCAGGCGGGATGTTCTCCGTCACAGGTAGTAATGACGGCCTCCTCAAGACTATATTGATCCTCAGCTACGCGCACTATCTCTGCCGCCTTCAGGTGTACATTGTTTTTCTTCAAGAACAATCCTCCGGGCTTAACCGTACCGGTTTGTCTATCCAGATTTATCTCGCCTTCTTCCCCGGTGAGGATGTCTTCTCCCATAGTGATATTCAGATGTCCCTTGGCCCAGGCCAGGCTATCCACCCGGCGATAGCGTATGTAATCGGCCCTTACCTCCATATCGCCACGGCTGAGGATAACATTACCTTCAGCTATAATTATCTTTCCGTCTTCTAACGTGGTCACCTTGTCGGCGTACATAAGCCACGGCTGGTTATCAGGGCTTGCGCCTCCTTCAATGGCAATAGCATTTGTCGGCAGGACGGTAACATAAAGCAGGCATAGGGATAAAATAATCGGGATTAAGAGAAACCTGATGGGCAATTGTGACAAACCTCTGCACCTAATAGTGAGAGGTTACTATCATATCAGAAGCTTTCTTTCAATGAAGAAATGAGGGTTGTATTATCTCGCGGGCCTCGCCGACCAGATATAGAGAACCCGCGATGCAGATGAGGTCGTTTTCTTCGGCCAGTATTTTGGCTTTGTTAATGGCCTCAGAGACCTGACTAGTCAGATAAACTGCTCCGCCAAGGAGTCCCAGTTGGGCTGAAAGCATGTCTGGATCCGCAGCCCTTCTATTCCGGGGCTTTGTAAAGATGATGGCCTGGGCCATCGGCGCAAGTTGCTTTAACATGGCCCGGTGATCTTTATCCGCCATCCCTCCCCAGATCAGGATTAACCGATTATAGACAAAATCCCTGGACAGGGCCCGGCAAAGGGTCTTTACCCCGGAAGGATTATGGGCCCCATCAATCAATATGGTAGGGCTCCCATCAAATACCTCTTGCCGTCCGGGCCAGTTAACCTTCTTTAAGCCTTCACCTATCACTTTTTCATCCACAGACAACCCTTTGCTGCCCATGAGTTCTATGACAGCCATGGCTAAAGCAGCGTTGCCAAGCTGGTGCTGCCCCTGTAATCCGACCTCGAGACCGGTCAGTTTGCGCCACATTCCTTGATAGGAGAATCCGTTCATCCCAACCCGGCGGATGCGAAAATGCTGCCCGAAGACATAAATGGAGTTATCAAAGGCCCGGCAGCTTTCTTGGATAGCGCCAAGCAATTTAGGCTGGTGAACGCCGGTAACCAGGCTAAGTCCTGGTTTGATGATCCCGGCCTTCTCTCTGGTTATAGAGAACAGAGACCTGCCCAGATGGGCCTCATGGTCACGGCCAATATTGGTGATGACCGCTAACTCCGGAGTGAGAACATTGGTGGCATCCAGCCGCCCCCCCATGCCCGTCTCCACAATAGCTAAATCCACCTTTTCCCGGGCAAAGAGTAAAAAGGCCGTGGCCGTGGTAAATTCAAAATAGGTTACCGGGATGTCCGCGGCCAGAGCGGCCTTGACCTCCGTAGTCAGCCGGTAAAAACGCTCTTCCGAAATGATACGCTCATTAATACGAAATCTTTCCCGAATACTGACCAAGTGGGGTGAGGTATAAAGACCGACTTTATATCCTGCTTCGGTAAAAATGGCCGAAAGCATGGCGCTTACAGAACCCTTGCCATTGGTTCCGGCAATATGTACAGATTTAAACTGACGGTGGGGGTTCCCCATGGCAGCAAGCAGGGTGGTGATATTCTTCAGTCCTAGCTTGATGCCGAAGAATTCCAGACTGGTTACGTAATCAACGGCTTCCTGATAATTATTCATAATAGAACCACAGGTTATATAATGATAAGGTCACCCTGTGTCAAGGGCTTTACCAGGAAGGGGGGAAGATATTTTAGCTCCTCTTGAATACGTTCCAGGTGCATGGGTTTCATATGAAAGACATAGACGGGCACATCCGGGCGATTCATTTTAGATAGTTCCTTATGCAGCAAGGCCGGGGTAAGGTGACCGCTTAGCGCCGCCAACTCACGCAACTCGTCAGGGAATGATACCTCCACGATAACCGCACGGAGGTCTTTGAGGGTTCGCGCCAGATCCCAGATGCGCTGCGTGGCGCCGGTGTCTCCGGTATAAATTATGGCGCCATTACAGTCTCTAACTATATAGCCTACCGCTTCTACCGTGTGGTCCACCTTAATTGCCTTACAGGTAATTTCATTTAGCTGAATGTCCTTTTCCTCATCCAGGTGGAGATAAATTAAAACCGGGCCTCTCTCCGGTATAACCGTAAAGTCAGGCCAGATTGAATTATTGAGTATATGTACCTTAATCTGTTCAATAATCGCGGGCAAGCTGACAATACATATAGGGTGATAATTTTGCTCGATAATGTTGTCAGCCAGGAAGAGGATGTCTTTAATGTGATCTAAATGGGAATGGGTGATGAGGATATGGGTTATCTGCAATTGCTCTTCGAGACTAAGTACGGAAGTTATAGCCCCGGCATCCAGCAGTAAGCTCTTATTGATCAAAAAAGAAGTAGGCCGAAAACCGGGCATTTCAGAGCCATAGCACCCCAGGACTCTTATTTCCATCGCTCACCGCGCTACAACTGGATTTTTACGAAAGCATTATCCCTGCCTTAGTAACCGTTCACCGTTATCAGTTCACCGTTGTCCGTGAAAAGCACGAAAAGCTTCTTTTTTGGTGAACGTTGAACGGTAAACGGTGAACATATCCCTACCTTATTATAGATAAGGTCGTATAACCAAGATGGAGGGTTTTGAGTCCGGTCCCGTCAAAGTGTACAACCACCTTCTGTCCACCCAGGACCTGTCTTACCTGGCCTGTTCCAAATATAGTATGATGTACATGCGCCCCTGCCTGTAGCATTCCATCCCTTGTCTTTAATCCGGCCTCGTCGTCTGCATCTCTTATTTTGTCTGTTGTCCGTTGTCCGTTATCAGTAGCCTGAGGCATGAAGTCTCTGGTCTCAGGTCTGCGGTCTGTAGTCTCAAACATAGATCGCGGGATATCATTTATAAAGCGGGATGGCCGGGCCATAATATGACCGTCTTTCGGGGTATAGGTAGAAATCGGATAGGAAAGGAAGAGGTTTTCTTTGGCCCTGGTCACGGCTACATACATTAATCTTCTTTCTTCTTCTATAGCCTCATCGGACTCACAGGCATAACTGGAAGGGAACCGCCCCTCGGCGAGGGATATAATAAAAACAGTGTGCCATTCCAGCCCCTTGGCCGAATGTATGGTGGATAGGGTCAATCTCTCTGTATCTCTGTCACTCATAGCGGCATCGGCCGCGCCGGCCTCCGGGGGTTCCAGGACCATATCGGTCAATAAGGTCTCCAACGATTCATAATTATTTGTAATAACGGCCAATTGTTCTAAATCCTTTAACCTTTTAGGGTAGTCGTCATAATATATGCGCCTTAAAATCGGTTCGTAGTAAGCCATTAATCGCTCCAGGCGCGCCTGGGGTTTCAATCCCGGTGTGCTGATAGCTTCCAGCGCCTTGCAAAGATCCGCAAGACCTTCTTCAATCCGGGGGCCGATGGGATATTCTCCAAGGCGGGAAATGGAAAACTCCGTATCCCTTAACCAATCCATTATGCGCTGGCAGGTTTTATGGCCGATGTTATTTATTAAAAGCAGAATACGATGCCAGCTTAAAAGATCACAGGGATTCACCACCACGCGGAGGTGCGCCAGCACGTCTTTGATATGAGCGGCTTCCATAAGC is a window of Thermodesulfobacteriota bacterium DNA encoding:
- the dnaB gene encoding replicative DNA helicase gives rise to the protein MARKTRETITPPARVPPQNIEAEQWVLGGILIENGALFRVLEVILGEEFYREAHRKIFAAMLGLYEKNEPQDIVTVSDFLRNRNELEDVGGMSYLATLADTVPTAANIVHYAKIIREKAILRALIQKTSEISYRCYEKHDDVDNILDEAEQAIFEISQAKVKQSFYPIKHIIKDSFKKIEQLYERKELITGVPTGFDDINKLTAGFQPSDLIIIAGRPSMGKTSLALNIAQHAAIKANIPVAIFSLEMSNEQLAMRMLCAEATVDARSVRTGFLTEKDWQKLTQAASHLSTAPIFIDDTPAISILEMRAKARRLKSEHGLGLVIIDYLQLMRSRGPVERREQEISEISRSLKAMAKELHVPVVALSQLNRRVEERPNKRPQLSDLRESGAIEQDADVIMFIYRDKVYNKNSDDMTAEVIIGKQRNGPTGLAKLTFLEQYSCFKDQSPTDLVV
- a CDS encoding 3',5'-cyclic-nucleotide phosphodiesterase encodes the protein MEIRVLGCYGSEMPGFRPTSFLINKSLLLDAGAITSVLSLEEQLQITHILITHSHLDHIKDILFLADNIIEQNYHPICIVSLPAIIEQIKVHILNNSIWPDFTVIPERGPVLIYLHLDEEKDIQLNEITCKAIKVDHTVEAVGYIVRDCNGAIIYTGDTGATQRIWDLARTLKDLRAVIVEVSFPDELRELAALSGHLTPALLHKELSKMNRPDVPVYVFHMKPMHLERIQEELKYLPPFLVKPLTQGDLIII
- a CDS encoding folylpolyglutamate synthase/dihydrofolate synthase family protein — protein: MNNYQEAVDYVTSLEFFGIKLGLKNITTLLAAMGNPHRQFKSVHIAGTNGKGSVSAMLSAIFTEAGYKVGLYTSPHLVSIRERFRINERIISEERFYRLTTEVKAALAADIPVTYFEFTTATAFLLFAREKVDLAIVETGMGGRLDATNVLTPELAVITNIGRDHEAHLGRSLFSITREKAGIIKPGLSLVTGVHQPKLLGAIQESCRAFDNSIYVFGQHFRIRRVGMNGFSYQGMWRKLTGLEVGLQGQHQLGNAALAMAVIELMGSKGLSVDEKVIGEGLKKVNWPGRQEVFDGSPTILIDGAHNPSGVKTLCRALSRDFVYNRLILIWGGMADKDHRAMLKQLAPMAQAIIFTKPRNRRAADPDMLSAQLGLLGGAVYLTSQVSEAINKAKILAEENDLICIAGSLYLVGEAREIIQPSFLH
- the lptD gene encoding LPS assembly protein LptD, giving the protein MPIRFLLIPIILSLCLLYVTVLPTNAIAIEGGASPDNQPWLMYADKVTTLEDGKIIIAEGNVILSRGDMEVRADYIRYRRVDSLAWAKGHLNITMGEDILTGEEGEINLDRQTGTVKPGGLFLKKNNVHLKAAEIVRVAEDQYSLEEAVITTCDGEHPAWRFSCSHLDVTVEGYAKARHSAFWVRSLPVIYSPYLVLPAKTKRQSGLLFPELSYGERDGLSLNLPFYWAIDPCSDATFYQHYLSKRGWMEGVEYRYAGDQNSKGILLANYLHDRLEDDDYDKDGVFRSSRNRWWIRGKIDQYLPLDIMTILDLDLVSDRDYLHEFDDGLTGFTKTNQAILDNFGRSLADKTALVRESTAQINRRWTNFYLSGQCKYYDNLNRAERETTLQVLPSLNFQASRQALPDTPLYYEGNIDYIHYWRKQGIGMHRLDIYPKISWPLRIGPYLDLQGLFGVRETVYDVENYGDDSYAAQIKKDLPTRTLHNFQADLSTEVGRVFKLAGKSITKIKHTIKPSVVYDYLPVKDQNDLPNLDDVDRISSQNIVTYSLTNYLTTKQVRKDGGSVYKDIFRLKLSQSYNIREERRLLAAEERRRPFSNVSLEAELAPTDRIYARYDTSYNTYDSTCESYNGLLRLSDKRRDSLSVDYRYTKGSLHELNTGLSVVVTPAVTVSYENRRSLDLDKNLESKAGLNYQAQCWGVSVQFSKTREDRRFFVLFSLYGVGDFGPLAFAAAR